A window of Hymenobacter aerilatus contains these coding sequences:
- a CDS encoding LptF/LptG family permease, whose product MTFGTLGEHHELTAIKTSGISLTRILRPIFILSLLLSVGAFWYNETIIPKANLKAYSLLWDVRQQKLALDIRENIFYNGIPGYTIKVNEKQGENGDILKGVMIYDHSGRAGNSAMILADSGRMTTRYDGQYLSLELFRGTMYVEKPDQHNRAGASFTRQSFARNQLLFSLASFGLDRTNEELFAENKMMKNIPQLIAHSDSLHQRLNVERRLLVTQLNPYYSYARFDTTGQATNRRLADWKVSDERLPAVSVGMMQQASNRARNVRAFISSNADRLNTLARDTSMFRIEIYRKYTQSAAILLMFLIGAPLGAIIKKGGLGVPLLIAILFFIIYYVISIMGEKYAREMILTVPLGMWLADLALLPVGLFFLYQARNDSGLLEGDFWRRIVRWVPIEQLRNLLRNRAFLARRAQA is encoded by the coding sequence ATGACGTTCGGCACGCTGGGAGAGCACCATGAGCTAACCGCCATTAAGACCTCGGGCATATCCCTCACGCGTATTCTACGGCCCATTTTTATTCTGAGCTTACTGTTGAGTGTTGGGGCTTTTTGGTACAACGAAACCATTATTCCTAAGGCCAACTTGAAAGCATACAGCTTACTTTGGGATGTACGTCAGCAAAAGCTGGCACTTGATATTCGGGAGAACATCTTTTACAATGGCATTCCCGGCTACACCATCAAGGTAAACGAAAAGCAGGGTGAGAATGGAGATATCTTGAAGGGAGTTATGATTTATGATCACAGCGGCCGGGCGGGTAATTCTGCCATGATTCTGGCGGACTCGGGTCGAATGACTACACGCTACGATGGACAGTATTTGAGTCTGGAACTGTTTCGAGGGACTATGTACGTGGAGAAACCTGATCAACATAATCGGGCCGGTGCTAGCTTCACTCGGCAGAGCTTCGCACGCAATCAGCTATTGTTCTCATTGGCTTCCTTTGGTCTCGATCGTACAAACGAAGAGCTATTTGCGGAAAACAAGATGATGAAGAACATCCCGCAACTGATTGCCCACAGTGACTCCCTACACCAGCGCCTGAATGTGGAGCGGCGCCTATTGGTTACGCAGCTAAATCCTTACTATTCTTATGCCCGCTTCGATACCACAGGCCAAGCTACTAACCGCCGGTTAGCGGATTGGAAGGTGTCGGACGAGCGTCTGCCTGCCGTAAGCGTGGGAATGATGCAGCAGGCTAGCAATCGTGCGAGAAACGTGCGCGCTTTCATCAGCAGCAACGCCGACCGGTTGAATACTCTGGCCCGTGACACGAGTATGTTCCGGATTGAGATTTATCGCAAGTACACGCAGTCAGCTGCTATCTTGCTAATGTTTTTAATTGGTGCACCATTGGGAGCCATCATTAAAAAAGGCGGTCTGGGCGTACCACTGCTTATTGCTATTTTGTTCTTTATCATTTACTACGTCATCTCTATCATGGGTGAGAAATATGCCCGTGAGATGATTCTGACGGTGCCACTAGGTATGTGGCTAGCTGATTTGGCGTTGCTCCCGGTAGGCTTGTTTTTTCTCTATCAGGCCCGCAACGATTCTGGATTACTGGAAGGTGATTTCTGGCGACGCATTGTGCGGTGGGTACCAATAGAGCAATTGCGCAATCTGCTACGCAACCGCGCCTTTCTTGCCCGCCGTGCGCAGGCGTAG
- a CDS encoding LptF/LptG family permease, with protein sequence MKKLDKLILKAFAGPFFLTFAVVEFIFLTQYMLKYLDDIIGKDLGAGVIAQLLFFFQRADGTDFATLGCTAFFFDDVRHAGRAP encoded by the coding sequence ATGAAAAAACTAGATAAACTCATCCTGAAAGCCTTTGCCGGGCCGTTTTTCCTCACCTTCGCGGTAGTCGAGTTTATTTTTCTGACGCAGTATATGCTGAAGTATCTCGATGATATCATCGGGAAAGATTTAGGCGCGGGCGTTATTGCTCAATTGCTGTTTTTTTTTCAGCGTGCTGATGGTACCGATTTCGCTACCCTTGGCTGTACTGCTTTCTTCTTTGATGACGTTCGGCACGCTGGGAGAGCACCATGA
- the pnp gene encoding polyribonucleotide nucleotidyltransferase, which translates to MPNYNAVTKYITLPDGRQISIETGKLAKFADGAVVVRLGDAMLLATVVSQPSQRDGVDFLPLSVDYQEKFGGAGKIPGSFQRREGRLSDYEVLVSRLVDRILRPMFPKDYHYEVQVMISLISADKDVQPDALAALAASAALSISDIPFAGPISEVRVARIDGKLQINPLTADIARADIDLIVGATADSVAMVEGEMDEVSEEEMVEAIAYAHEAIKEQVRVQQELATAVEKSHTKREYPKYAENEDLRTRITQGIYELAYNVAKLGDTSKSGRKKGFGGVRDQFLEQLVAEQPELDMKQFGRYYSSAEKKAIRDMMIKEGTRLDGRKLTEIRPIWSEVNYLPGAHGSSLFTRGETQSLTTVALGTKLDEQIIDSAMQSGYSKFMLHYNFPAFSTGEVKPNRGPGRREVGHGNLAMRSIKKVLPPEEENPYTIRIVSDILESNGSSSMATVCAASLALMDAGIKIRSAVSGIAMGLVQDKETGEYAVLSDILGDEDHLGDMDFKVTGTEKGIVACQMDIKIQGLSNEILTKALHQAREGRLHILREMAKTISAPASELKPHTPRSHKMLIDKEFIGAVIGPGGKVIQQIQKDTNATVIIEEKDEKGHVSIFASNQEDMEGAISRIRAIAAQPEVGETYKGKVRSIQPYGAFVEIMPGKDGLLHISEVAHERLASLEGVLEVGQEVDVKLLDIDKKTGKYRLSRKVLLPKPEQATSAN; encoded by the coding sequence ATGCCCAATTACAACGCGGTTACAAAATATATCACCCTGCCCGATGGTCGGCAGATTTCAATTGAAACTGGCAAACTAGCTAAGTTTGCCGACGGGGCGGTTGTTGTTCGTCTCGGTGATGCGATGCTGCTGGCCACGGTGGTATCGCAGCCCTCACAGCGCGACGGAGTAGACTTCCTGCCGCTGTCAGTTGATTACCAGGAAAAATTCGGTGGTGCCGGTAAAATTCCCGGTTCCTTTCAGCGCCGCGAAGGACGCCTGTCGGATTACGAAGTGCTGGTTTCCCGTCTCGTAGACCGCATCCTGCGGCCGATGTTCCCCAAGGACTATCACTACGAGGTGCAAGTGATGATTTCGTTGATTTCGGCGGATAAGGATGTGCAGCCGGACGCACTGGCTGCACTGGCGGCCTCGGCGGCCCTGTCGATTTCGGATATTCCATTCGCTGGTCCAATTTCGGAGGTGCGTGTAGCTCGTATCGACGGCAAGCTGCAAATTAACCCCCTCACGGCTGACATTGCTCGTGCCGATATCGACCTTATCGTAGGTGCTACGGCCGATTCGGTGGCGATGGTAGAGGGCGAGATGGACGAAGTGAGCGAGGAGGAGATGGTAGAGGCTATTGCCTACGCGCACGAAGCCATTAAAGAGCAGGTACGCGTGCAGCAAGAGCTAGCTACTGCCGTAGAGAAATCGCACACAAAGCGTGAGTATCCGAAATACGCAGAAAACGAGGACCTACGCACCCGCATTACGCAGGGCATCTACGAGCTGGCTTATAACGTAGCCAAGCTGGGTGATACCAGCAAGTCGGGTCGTAAGAAAGGCTTCGGTGGCGTGCGCGACCAGTTCCTGGAGCAACTGGTAGCCGAGCAACCGGAACTGGATATGAAGCAGTTTGGTCGTTACTACTCCTCGGCGGAGAAGAAGGCCATCCGCGATATGATGATCAAAGAAGGTACGCGACTGGACGGTCGCAAGCTGACGGAGATTCGCCCGATTTGGTCGGAGGTGAACTACCTGCCCGGCGCGCACGGCTCGTCGCTATTTACACGTGGTGAGACGCAGTCGTTGACTACGGTAGCTCTTGGTACTAAGCTCGACGAGCAGATCATCGACTCTGCTATGCAATCGGGTTACAGCAAGTTTATGCTGCACTACAATTTCCCGGCCTTCTCGACCGGCGAGGTGAAGCCTAACCGCGGCCCCGGCCGCCGGGAGGTAGGGCACGGCAACTTGGCCATGCGCTCCATCAAGAAAGTGCTGCCGCCCGAAGAGGAAAATCCTTACACCATTCGCATTGTGTCGGATATTCTGGAGTCGAACGGCTCGTCGTCGATGGCGACGGTATGCGCGGCTTCGCTGGCGCTGATGGATGCCGGTATTAAGATTCGCTCGGCTGTGTCGGGTATTGCGATGGGTCTCGTACAGGACAAAGAAACTGGCGAATACGCTGTGCTTTCGGATATTCTGGGCGATGAGGACCACCTCGGCGATATGGACTTCAAGGTAACAGGTACGGAGAAGGGCATTGTGGCCTGCCAGATGGATATCAAAATTCAGGGCCTGAGCAATGAAATCCTGACCAAGGCACTACACCAGGCGCGCGAGGGGCGTTTGCACATTCTGCGAGAAATGGCGAAGACCATCTCGGCACCAGCTTCCGAATTGAAGCCCCATACGCCCCGCTCGCATAAAATGCTCATCGACAAGGAGTTCATCGGTGCGGTTATCGGGCCCGGCGGCAAGGTTATTCAACAGATTCAGAAGGATACCAACGCTACGGTTATCATCGAGGAGAAGGACGAAAAAGGCCACGTAAGCATTTTCGCCTCCAACCAAGAGGATATGGAAGGTGCTATTTCGCGCATCCGAGCCATTGCGGCTCAGCCCGAGGTAGGCGAAACCTACAAAGGCAAAGTGCGCAGCATTCAGCCTTACGGCGCTTTCGTGGAGATTATGCCGGGCAAAGATGGTCTACTGCACATCTCGGAGGTAGCTCACGAGCGTTTGGCCTCGCTGGAAGGCGTACTGGAAGTAGGGCAGGAGGTAGACGTGAAGCTGCTGGACATCGATAAAAAGACCGGTAAGTACCGTTTGTCGCGCAAAGTATTGCTGCCGAAACCGGAGCAGGCTACTTCGGCCAACTAA
- the rpsO gene encoding 30S ribosomal protein S15, whose product MKLTTEAKQAIFEKNSLQKTATDTGSAESQIALFTHRITHLTEHLKVNKKDYSTRLGLLKLVGKRRRLLDYLQHREINRYRAIIKELGIRK is encoded by the coding sequence ATGAAACTTACCACTGAAGCTAAACAGGCTATTTTCGAAAAGAACAGCCTGCAGAAAACTGCCACCGATACCGGTTCGGCTGAATCGCAAATTGCACTCTTCACCCACCGCATCACGCACCTGACTGAGCACCTAAAGGTGAACAAGAAGGATTACTCGACCCGCCTGGGTCTGCTGAAGCTGGTAGGTAAGCGTCGCCGCCTGCTGGACTACCTGCAGCACCGCGAGATCAACCGCTACCGCGCTATCATCAAGGAGCTGGGTATCCGTAAGTAA